The following coding sequences lie in one Sinorhizobium fredii USDA 257 genomic window:
- a CDS encoding proline racemase family protein, with amino-acid sequence MNWDRTLDLLLVHCQGEIGKVIIGGAPEIPGATMLDKMNHINQVDDSLRRFVTFEPRASVAMSVNLLVAPTRPDADAGFIVLQADRAHPMSGSNCICVVTALLESGRVAMQEPETIVRLDTPAGLIVARATCREKRCLSVSLDNVPSFAEALDRDIETPRWGRIKADIAFGGVYYAIVDVDLVGSEIAPANARYLAEAGIELKSLLADQVTVKHPELTGVNEIAYVMFRGQEPDGAVRTCTTLKPGRVDRSPCGTGSSANLATLYARGEIGIGDRRTSRSIIGGEFTAEAIGVTEVGGRPAVLPRITGRGWIYGREQLRLSDDDPFKSGFALSDSWGPQVDVLG; translated from the coding sequence ATGAACTGGGACCGGACGCTCGACCTGCTTCTGGTCCATTGCCAGGGTGAGATCGGCAAGGTGATCATCGGCGGCGCGCCGGAAATCCCTGGCGCCACCATGCTCGACAAGATGAACCACATCAACCAGGTCGATGACAGTCTCCGCCGGTTCGTGACCTTCGAGCCGCGGGCCAGCGTCGCCATGTCGGTCAACCTGCTCGTCGCGCCGACGCGGCCCGATGCCGATGCCGGCTTCATCGTGCTGCAGGCCGATCGTGCCCACCCGATGTCCGGCAGCAATTGCATCTGCGTCGTTACCGCCCTGCTCGAGAGCGGACGGGTGGCGATGCAGGAGCCGGAAACGATCGTCCGCCTCGACACGCCGGCCGGACTGATCGTTGCCCGCGCCACGTGCCGGGAGAAACGCTGCCTGTCGGTCAGTCTCGACAATGTGCCGAGTTTCGCCGAGGCGCTGGATCGGGACATCGAGACGCCGCGCTGGGGGCGCATCAAGGCCGATATCGCTTTTGGCGGCGTCTACTATGCGATCGTCGATGTCGATCTGGTCGGCAGCGAGATCGCCCCGGCCAATGCGCGTTATCTGGCGGAAGCCGGAATCGAGCTGAAGTCGCTGCTGGCCGATCAGGTGACGGTGAAGCATCCGGAACTCACCGGCGTCAATGAGATCGCCTACGTGATGTTCCGCGGGCAGGAGCCGGACGGCGCGGTGCGCACCTGCACGACGTTGAAGCCGGGCCGGGTCGACCGGTCTCCCTGCGGCACCGGCAGCTCCGCAAATCTGGCGACCCTCTACGCACGCGGCGAAATAGGGATCGGGGACAGGCGAACCTCGCGGTCGATCATCGGCGGCGAGTTCACGGCGGAGGCGATCGGCGTCACCGAGGTGGGCGGACGCCCGGCCGTGCTGCCGCGGATCACCGGGCGCGGCTGGATCTATGGCCGCGAGCAGCTTCGCCTCTCCGACGACGATCCGTTCAAAAGCGGCTTTGCGCTCTCCGACAGCTGGGGACCGCAGGTCGATGTACTGGGCTGA
- a CDS encoding SDR family NAD(P)-dependent oxidoreductase produces MTMRPLRGQNILVTGASGGIGAAIVERLAEEGAHPIIHYGRDVAAAEALLECISGEGSIVQADLSKASGAFSLWKETEAAVGRIHALVNNAGIRTEISIDADADIWREAWQREFQVNFFAAADLCKEALQHFKARGGGRIVNMASRAGQRGYAADALPYGATKAALINLTKSIARSFGADGVVALAIAPGWVRTEMAEEFVERFGKQAAVADIPIGEMAEVSEIAELVAFALRPSQRSLSGATLDVNGGSYIR; encoded by the coding sequence ATGACCATGAGACCTCTTCGGGGCCAGAATATCCTCGTCACCGGCGCCTCCGGTGGCATCGGCGCTGCTATCGTCGAGCGTCTGGCGGAGGAGGGTGCTCATCCAATAATCCACTATGGGCGCGACGTAGCCGCGGCCGAAGCGCTGCTCGAATGCATTTCGGGGGAAGGATCGATCGTCCAGGCGGATCTCTCGAAAGCGAGCGGCGCCTTCAGCCTCTGGAAGGAAACAGAAGCCGCGGTCGGTCGCATCCATGCCCTCGTCAACAATGCCGGCATCCGAACCGAGATTTCGATCGACGCCGATGCCGACATTTGGAGGGAAGCCTGGCAGAGGGAGTTCCAGGTGAACTTCTTTGCCGCGGCCGATCTCTGCAAGGAGGCATTGCAGCACTTCAAGGCGCGTGGCGGCGGGCGGATCGTCAACATGGCGAGCCGTGCCGGACAGCGCGGCTATGCGGCCGATGCGCTGCCATATGGTGCAACGAAGGCGGCGCTGATCAATCTGACCAAATCGATCGCCCGCAGCTTTGGCGCCGATGGCGTCGTCGCATTGGCGATCGCCCCCGGCTGGGTCCGGACGGAGATGGCCGAGGAGTTCGTGGAAAGATTCGGCAAGCAGGCGGCTGTTGCCGACATACCGATCGGCGAGATGGCCGAGGTCTCCGAGATTGCCGAACTCGTCGCCTTCGCGCTCAGGCCTTCGCAGCGTTCGCTGAGCGGCGCGACGCTCGACGTCAACGGCGGCAGCTATATTCGATAA
- a CDS encoding SDR family NAD(P)-dependent oxidoreductase, which yields MKRFEDKVAVVTGGGGGIGSATARRLAGEGALVVVSDVNGEAAGAVADEIVAAGNSAIAIAADISQKEPCFGLIAEAFDRKKRVDILVNNAGINRRGNLLSLTDDDWHASFAVNVDSMFHLCRAAIPHMIEAGGGAIVNTASQWGLYPAPNHIAYNTTKAAVAAFTQNLARDYAPDKIRVNAVCPGEIHTPMLEAGMRRSGRTIADLDRLVPFGRIGKPEEVAALVAFLASDEAAFMCGSLVEITGAQAVA from the coding sequence TTGAAAAGATTCGAAGACAAAGTTGCCGTCGTCACTGGCGGGGGCGGCGGCATCGGTTCGGCCACTGCGCGTCGGCTGGCGGGCGAGGGAGCGTTGGTCGTCGTCTCCGACGTGAACGGCGAAGCAGCGGGCGCCGTGGCGGACGAAATCGTTGCAGCAGGCAATTCCGCCATCGCCATCGCCGCCGATATTTCTCAGAAGGAACCCTGCTTCGGCCTGATTGCAGAGGCGTTCGACCGGAAGAAGCGCGTCGACATTCTCGTCAACAATGCTGGCATCAACCGGCGCGGCAACCTCTTGTCGCTGACAGACGACGACTGGCATGCGAGCTTTGCGGTCAATGTGGATTCGATGTTCCACCTCTGCCGTGCAGCAATTCCGCACATGATCGAGGCTGGCGGTGGAGCGATCGTCAACACCGCCTCCCAATGGGGTCTCTACCCGGCGCCGAACCATATCGCCTACAACACCACCAAGGCGGCGGTGGCAGCCTTCACGCAGAATCTGGCGCGCGACTATGCTCCGGACAAAATCCGCGTAAACGCCGTCTGCCCCGGCGAAATCCACACGCCGATGCTCGAAGCGGGGATGAGGCGGTCGGGGCGAACGATCGCCGATCTCGACAGGCTCGTTCCCTTCGGCAGGATTGGAAAACCGGAGGAGGTCGCCGCCCTCGTTGCCTTCCTCGCGTCCGACGAGGCCGCCTTCATGTGCGGCTCGCTCGTCGAGATAACCGGCGCCCAGGCAGTTGCCTGA
- a CDS encoding substrate-binding periplasmic protein has translation MHAPRATMLSALAWLILPAVAFARCEGHMPQPKPQNTFSQDVGRSFDRIVEEGWIEFAVYEDFPPWSYAEKGEVRGVDVEIGRLIAAALGVEPRFRPVQAGETLDADLLNYVWKGAVVGGHVSDVMLHVPYDSDYACRIEQVTFTGQYAREAIAIAYDKADYPEKGPTPPFFRYNKVAVENDSISDFHLTSLLGPVDKIRRYRNTVRAVEALADGETMAAMGPRAELQAGITAHPVAALAVHEPPLVGLARGKWTLGVGVNFQHKDLAYAVDDAIVAALADGRIAAIFKARALTFEPPM, from the coding sequence ATGCACGCTCCTCGAGCCACAATGCTCTCGGCACTGGCTTGGCTTATCCTGCCGGCCGTGGCCTTCGCGCGCTGCGAGGGCCACATGCCGCAGCCGAAACCGCAGAACACCTTTTCCCAGGACGTCGGACGCTCCTTCGACAGAATCGTCGAAGAGGGCTGGATCGAGTTCGCCGTCTACGAGGATTTCCCGCCATGGTCCTATGCGGAGAAGGGCGAAGTGCGCGGAGTCGACGTGGAGATCGGCCGGCTTATAGCCGCCGCGCTCGGTGTCGAGCCCCGCTTCCGTCCCGTGCAGGCGGGCGAGACGCTCGACGCCGACCTGCTCAATTATGTCTGGAAGGGAGCGGTTGTCGGCGGCCATGTCAGCGATGTCATGCTGCATGTACCCTATGACAGCGACTATGCCTGCCGGATCGAGCAAGTCACCTTCACCGGGCAATATGCGCGGGAGGCGATCGCAATTGCCTATGACAAGGCCGACTATCCCGAAAAGGGACCGACGCCGCCCTTCTTCCGTTACAATAAGGTGGCGGTGGAAAACGACTCGATTTCCGATTTCCATCTGACTTCGCTGCTCGGTCCGGTGGACAAGATCCGTCGCTACCGCAACACCGTGCGCGCCGTGGAAGCGCTCGCGGACGGCGAGACCATGGCCGCGATGGGCCCGCGGGCAGAGCTTCAGGCGGGCATTACCGCGCATCCGGTTGCCGCTCTGGCGGTGCACGAGCCGCCGCTCGTCGGTTTGGCGCGCGGCAAATGGACTCTGGGCGTCGGCGTGAACTTCCAGCACAAGGATCTCGCCTATGCCGTCGACGACGCGATCGTCGCGGCACTTGCCGACGGACGGATCGCGGCGATCTTCAAGGCCCGGGCACTGACCTTCGAGCCTCCTATGTGA
- the pedF gene encoding cytochrome c-550 PedF encodes MSTNRIRAGLAALALLATATIVVAHGDVAPQPINTDALPAVGEEWLTENPYREEKVGRDVWLKAVEIGASGYNQNCARCHGLGAVSGGLAPDLRLLEAAEYGDEWFVERFRLGYTQDGTTKMPAFGDILGQKAAWAIRTYIETRPEDGALDAHADRLHEVRNELAAAKISDPKALKAELEKIAAEVKTASGAPVADSVAYEAARVLSDAPESWKKASDILTVGLSASE; translated from the coding sequence ATGTCCACGAACCGTATCCGCGCCGGACTTGCGGCGCTTGCACTGCTCGCAACCGCGACGATCGTCGTTGCGCATGGCGACGTCGCGCCCCAGCCCATCAACACCGACGCACTGCCAGCGGTCGGTGAGGAATGGCTTACGGAGAACCCGTATCGCGAAGAGAAGGTCGGGCGCGACGTCTGGCTCAAGGCCGTCGAGATCGGCGCTTCCGGGTACAACCAGAACTGCGCCCGCTGTCACGGGCTGGGCGCCGTATCCGGCGGGCTCGCCCCCGACCTCCGGCTGCTGGAGGCGGCGGAATATGGCGACGAGTGGTTCGTCGAGCGTTTCCGCCTCGGTTACACGCAGGATGGCACGACCAAAATGCCGGCCTTCGGCGACATTCTCGGCCAAAAGGCTGCCTGGGCGATCCGCACCTATATCGAGACTCGCCCGGAAGACGGGGCGCTCGACGCTCACGCGGACCGGCTGCACGAGGTGCGCAACGAACTTGCCGCCGCCAAGATTTCCGATCCGAAGGCGCTGAAAGCCGAGCTCGAAAAGATCGCAGCTGAAGTCAAGACCGCGTCCGGTGCGCCGGTTGCTGACAGCGTCGCCTATGAGGCAGCCCGGGTGCTGAGCGATGCGCCGGAGAGCTGGAAAAAGGCAAGCGACATCTTGACTGTCGGACTCTCGGCATCGGAGTGA
- a CDS encoding ABC transporter substrate-binding protein yields MPTVSKVRIRRKISASLLIALVGVFGPARAETTVAMTYLRQEVQAPPVLSNLDPIPEDLGIAGAKVALADTETTGGFLGHHYTLKVISVAPGGDLAASAKAALVTSSVLFIDAPAEGLLNVADLPEAGGALLFNVASGERRLRDADCRANLFHTIPEDAMRADALMQMLRARRWTRTAMIVGPRQQDEAYAATLRAAAAKFGVEILADKLWTFDTDVRRAAGKEVPLFTQDLPDHDVLLVADEADDFARYVADNTWLARPVAGSEGLRGEGWAPVLEQWGAVQLQNRFESAAKREMRPRDYAAWAALRSVGEAVTRINSADPTKLRAYILSDAFALDGFKGRSLTYRRWNGQLRQPMPVVNGRALVELTPLDDYLHQENEMDTLGLDRAESTCKAFGG; encoded by the coding sequence ATGCCGACAGTCTCGAAAGTGCGCATCAGACGGAAAATCTCCGCGAGCCTGCTGATCGCGCTTGTCGGCGTTTTCGGTCCGGCACGGGCGGAGACAACCGTCGCCATGACCTATCTGCGACAGGAGGTGCAGGCGCCGCCGGTGCTGTCGAACCTCGACCCGATTCCGGAGGACCTCGGCATTGCCGGGGCGAAGGTCGCCCTTGCCGATACCGAGACGACCGGAGGATTCCTCGGGCACCACTACACGCTGAAGGTGATTTCCGTTGCCCCGGGAGGGGATCTTGCTGCGAGCGCGAAAGCGGCGCTCGTCACCTCGTCCGTGCTCTTTATCGATGCTCCCGCCGAAGGCCTGTTAAACGTCGCCGATCTGCCTGAGGCCGGCGGCGCGCTGCTTTTCAACGTTGCATCCGGCGAGCGCCGCCTGCGTGACGCCGACTGTCGCGCCAACCTCTTTCACACCATCCCCGAGGACGCGATGCGTGCCGATGCGCTGATGCAGATGTTGAGGGCGCGGCGCTGGACACGCACGGCCATGATTGTCGGGCCGAGACAGCAGGACGAGGCCTATGCCGCCACATTGCGCGCGGCAGCGGCGAAATTCGGTGTCGAGATCCTTGCCGACAAACTGTGGACCTTCGACACCGACGTGCGGCGAGCGGCCGGGAAAGAGGTGCCGCTATTCACCCAGGACCTTCCGGATCACGATGTGCTGCTTGTCGCCGACGAGGCAGACGATTTTGCCCGCTATGTCGCCGATAACACCTGGCTGGCGCGTCCGGTCGCCGGCTCCGAGGGCTTGCGCGGCGAGGGCTGGGCGCCCGTTTTGGAACAATGGGGGGCCGTTCAGTTGCAGAACCGCTTCGAGAGCGCGGCGAAGCGCGAAATGCGGCCGCGCGATTACGCCGCCTGGGCGGCTCTGCGCAGCGTCGGCGAAGCGGTAACGCGCATCAACTCCGCCGATCCCACGAAGCTCAGGGCCTATATCTTGTCGGATGCCTTTGCACTCGACGGTTTCAAGGGCCGCTCGCTCACCTATCGGCGCTGGAATGGCCAGTTGCGCCAGCCAATGCCGGTCGTCAACGGCCGTGCACTCGTGGAGCTCACGCCCCTCGACGACTACCTGCATCAGGAAAACGAAATGGACACGCTTGGTCTCGACCGCGCGGAAAGCACGTGCAAGGCATTCGGAGGCTGA
- a CDS encoding YVTN family beta-propeller repeat protein: protein MRRICLFLVALPLAAFAFTAAAGEIWVTNEKDDDISVIDTATFEVIRTIPTGERPRGITFNSDHSRVYICASDSDAVEVMDPATGEILYELPSGEDPEQFVLAPDDKHLWIANEDDAVTTVVDVDAREVVAQINVGIEPEGMAVSSDGKIVVTTSETTNMAHWIDTATMKIFANTLVDSRPRHAEFTGDGKELWVSSEIGGSVTVFDVATRSEKAKIRFAITGVKDDLIQPVGFEFTPDGKTAFVALGPANHVAAVDMKTFEVDEYILVGRRVWHMAFSPDHTQLFTTNGISGDVTVIDVASREAVKSIKVGRYPWGAASRP from the coding sequence ATGAGACGGATTTGCCTTTTCCTCGTTGCGCTCCCTCTCGCAGCGTTTGCCTTTACTGCTGCAGCCGGCGAAATCTGGGTAACCAATGAGAAGGACGACGATATCTCGGTGATCGACACCGCGACGTTCGAAGTCATCCGCACTATTCCGACCGGCGAGCGGCCCCGCGGGATCACCTTCAACTCCGACCATTCGCGCGTCTATATCTGCGCGTCCGACAGCGACGCCGTGGAAGTGATGGATCCGGCGACCGGCGAAATCCTCTACGAGCTGCCCTCCGGAGAAGATCCGGAGCAGTTCGTGCTCGCCCCCGACGACAAGCATTTGTGGATCGCCAACGAGGACGATGCGGTGACGACGGTGGTCGACGTCGACGCGCGGGAGGTCGTGGCCCAGATCAATGTCGGCATAGAGCCGGAAGGCATGGCCGTTTCCTCCGACGGCAAGATCGTCGTGACGACCTCAGAGACGACCAATATGGCGCACTGGATCGATACGGCGACGATGAAGATCTTCGCCAACACACTCGTCGACAGTCGTCCTCGCCATGCGGAGTTCACCGGGGACGGCAAGGAGCTCTGGGTGTCCTCCGAAATCGGAGGCAGCGTGACAGTGTTCGATGTCGCGACCCGGTCGGAGAAGGCCAAGATCCGCTTCGCCATCACCGGCGTCAAGGACGACCTGATCCAGCCCGTTGGCTTCGAATTCACGCCCGACGGCAAGACAGCCTTCGTCGCGCTCGGTCCGGCAAACCACGTCGCCGCGGTCGACATGAAGACCTTCGAGGTCGATGAGTACATCCTGGTCGGCCGGCGCGTCTGGCACATGGCTTTTTCGCCGGATCACACCCAGCTCTTCACAACGAACGGCATCTCGGGCGACGTGACGGTGATCGATGTGGCCTCGCGCGAGGCCGTCAAATCGATCAAGGTCGGCCGATATCCCTGGGGAGCCGCGAGCCGCCCGTGA
- a CDS encoding BA14K family protein, whose amino-acid sequence MTRLAIVALSLATALTSVPPAMAFPTVVAPKIEVAEAQTVQYRRYRGGYRGGYRGHHHNGGDDDWAWALGGLATGAILGGLLAQPRYYGPSYYDQGYYDQSYYDQGYYGPTYYRPRYYAPRYYRQTYYNGGNAHTRWCFARYRSYRAYDNTFQPYYGPRQACVSPYY is encoded by the coding sequence ATGACGAGGTTAGCAATCGTTGCCCTGTCGCTGGCGACGGCGCTGACGAGCGTTCCGCCGGCCATGGCGTTTCCCACCGTTGTCGCGCCAAAGATCGAGGTAGCGGAGGCGCAGACAGTCCAGTACAGGCGCTACCGTGGTGGCTATCGCGGCGGATACCGCGGGCATCACCACAACGGTGGCGATGATGATTGGGCTTGGGCGCTCGGCGGGCTCGCGACCGGCGCGATCCTCGGTGGGCTGCTGGCGCAGCCGAGGTATTATGGCCCCAGCTACTACGATCAGGGTTACTATGATCAAAGCTACTACGATCAAGGCTACTACGGCCCGACCTATTACCGCCCACGCTACTACGCGCCACGCTATTACCGCCAGACCTATTATAATGGCGGCAATGCGCATACGCGCTGGTGCTTCGCGCGCTATCGGTCCTACAGGGCTTACGACAACACGTTCCAGCCCTATTACGGTCCGCGCCAGGCGTGCGTCTCGCCCTACTATTGA
- a CDS encoding pseudoazurin translates to MLTRMRIVAALVLMAGGAHAAEHEVKMLNKGESGAMVFEPAFVKAAPGDTIRFVPVDKGHNVESIKGMLPDGVDKFKSKINEEYVMTPTVPGLYGVKCSPHFAMGMVALIQVGDVPANVEAVNAVKLPKKADERLKAALPAPSN, encoded by the coding sequence ATGCTGACAAGAATGAGAATCGTTGCCGCGTTGGTGCTGATGGCAGGCGGGGCTCATGCCGCGGAGCACGAAGTGAAGATGCTGAACAAGGGAGAGAGCGGGGCTATGGTCTTCGAGCCGGCCTTCGTGAAGGCCGCTCCCGGCGACACGATCCGCTTCGTGCCGGTGGATAAGGGTCACAATGTCGAGTCGATCAAGGGCATGCTGCCCGACGGCGTCGACAAATTCAAAAGCAAGATTAACGAGGAATATGTGATGACGCCGACCGTGCCCGGCCTCTACGGCGTGAAGTGCTCGCCGCATTTCGCGATGGGCATGGTGGCGCTGATCCAAGTGGGTGACGTACCGGCCAATGTGGAGGCCGTGAATGCCGTGAAACTGCCGAAGAAGGCTGACGAAAGGCTGAAGGCGGCGCTTCCCGCCCCTTCCAATTGA
- a CDS encoding hybrid sensor histidine kinase/response regulator → MTRISDWLIDPADNPERNTAKLLTIAEVLMRQVEQASGERGIAYEQFQRAAQLEERVRQRTSDLESTLRILNETNARLAEANRATERARRNLADAIEAVEEGFALFDASETLVMYNSRFCCDLQDVRAMLHPGLSFADYIEACSRSRFLALPKDEGPAEWMATRIERHRTRSVFQVALAGDRWLQVSEQPTSDGGTVVLQTDVTEIIRMERTERGRMLDDQARLIHATLEHINQGICIFDAAGRLVGWNERLRLLLDIPVTVLRTGTGFDTLQRWIHRDGELVSSIAPSELFSWAVQETQRPPLFLEIRRASGVMLVVFAEETPDRGFVMSFSDVTRERQAIQAMQRANASLEARVAARTEDLRTALADAERANSTRARFVAAASHDLLQPLSAAKLFVASARDETENEHAGGTLDKAHKALASVEAILGALLDISRLDEAVVEISPVRLAPLFAQLTDEFAPVAERKGLRLAILPCALTVFSDPSYLRRILQNLISNAIRYTRTGRVLVGPRRVPGGVRIEVHDTGPGIALEDQVAIFREFHRLNASASASEGLGLGLAIVERACALLNHRLTLKSTPGRGTCFGVELEQAPARAAASYPCCDASEDGTTADVGDRIALLVENDEELRHAISLVLERRGITVLEVASGEEALELVDEMGIVPDLYLVDQQLGDGLTGIETLTALKTRHGDRPARIITADRTPGVREACAKADVEIIYKPLDPEVLEAFVTRGG, encoded by the coding sequence ATGACCCGCATCTCCGACTGGCTCATCGATCCTGCCGACAATCCCGAACGCAATACCGCCAAGCTTCTGACCATCGCCGAGGTGCTGATGCGCCAGGTCGAGCAGGCATCCGGCGAACGCGGGATCGCCTACGAGCAGTTCCAGCGCGCCGCCCAGTTGGAAGAGCGGGTGCGGCAGCGCACGTCCGACCTTGAATCGACGCTGCGGATCCTGAACGAGACGAATGCGCGCCTCGCCGAGGCCAACCGCGCGACCGAGCGGGCGCGCCGCAACCTTGCCGATGCCATCGAGGCGGTGGAAGAGGGATTTGCCCTCTTCGACGCCAGCGAAACCCTGGTGATGTACAATTCGCGCTTTTGCTGTGATCTCCAGGACGTGCGCGCCATGCTTCATCCGGGCCTGTCCTTTGCGGACTATATCGAGGCCTGTAGCCGTTCGCGCTTCCTCGCCTTGCCAAAGGACGAGGGGCCTGCTGAATGGATGGCAACACGAATAGAGCGCCACCGCACGCGCAGCGTCTTTCAGGTAGCGCTTGCCGGCGACCGCTGGCTGCAGGTGAGCGAACAGCCGACTTCCGACGGCGGCACGGTCGTTCTCCAGACGGACGTTACGGAAATCATTCGTATGGAGCGAACCGAACGGGGCAGGATGCTGGATGATCAAGCCCGCCTGATCCACGCGACGTTGGAACATATCAACCAGGGCATATGCATCTTCGACGCGGCCGGTCGACTGGTCGGCTGGAACGAACGGCTTCGCCTGTTGCTCGACATCCCGGTGACCGTGCTGCGCACGGGGACCGGCTTCGACACGCTGCAACGCTGGATTCACCGCGACGGCGAACTGGTCAGTTCCATCGCACCCTCGGAGCTTTTCTCCTGGGCCGTCCAAGAGACGCAAAGGCCGCCGCTTTTCCTGGAGATCCGCCGCGCCTCGGGCGTGATGCTCGTGGTCTTTGCCGAGGAGACGCCGGATCGAGGCTTCGTCATGTCGTTCAGCGACGTGACGCGCGAACGCCAGGCAATCCAGGCAATGCAGCGCGCCAACGCCTCGCTCGAGGCGCGGGTGGCTGCCCGTACCGAAGATCTGCGCACCGCTCTCGCCGATGCAGAGCGCGCCAATTCCACCCGCGCCCGGTTTGTCGCGGCCGCCAGCCACGACCTCCTGCAACCGCTTTCCGCCGCCAAGCTTTTTGTTGCCTCGGCCCGTGACGAAACGGAAAACGAGCACGCCGGCGGCACTCTCGACAAGGCGCACAAGGCGCTGGCAAGCGTCGAGGCGATCCTCGGCGCCCTGCTTGACATTTCGCGCCTGGACGAGGCGGTTGTCGAGATATCACCTGTCCGTCTTGCGCCGCTGTTTGCGCAGCTCACCGACGAATTCGCACCCGTGGCGGAACGCAAGGGGTTGAGGCTTGCCATACTGCCCTGCGCGCTGACGGTCTTCAGTGATCCGAGCTATCTCAGGCGCATCCTGCAAAACCTCATCAGCAATGCGATCCGATATACACGCACCGGCCGCGTGCTTGTCGGTCCGCGGCGCGTGCCGGGTGGCGTACGGATCGAGGTGCACGACACTGGCCCCGGCATCGCTCTCGAGGACCAGGTGGCGATCTTTCGCGAGTTCCACCGTCTGAACGCCTCTGCATCCGCCTCGGAGGGTCTGGGACTCGGCCTGGCCATCGTCGAGCGCGCCTGCGCACTGCTCAATCACCGACTGACGCTCAAATCGACGCCGGGACGCGGCACCTGCTTTGGCGTCGAACTGGAGCAGGCACCTGCACGCGCCGCTGCGAGCTACCCTTGCTGCGATGCTAGCGAGGATGGCACGACGGCCGACGTTGGCGACCGCATCGCCCTTCTCGTCGAGAATGACGAGGAACTGCGCCATGCGATCAGCCTGGTTCTGGAGCGACGAGGGATTACCGTTCTGGAGGTGGCAAGCGGCGAGGAAGCACTGGAACTGGTCGACGAGATGGGCATTGTTCCCGATCTTTACCTGGTCGACCAGCAGCTCGGGGACGGACTGACGGGCATCGAGACCTTGACGGCTCTCAAGACACGTCACGGCGACCGACCGGCAAGGATCATCACCGCCGACCGCACGCCGGGTGTGCGCGAGGCCTGCGCCAAAGCCGACGTCGAGATCATCTACAAGCCCCTTGACCCGGAGGTGCTTGAAGCGTTCGTCACCAGAGGGGGGTGA
- a CDS encoding FIST N-terminal domain-containing protein — translation MRISDGSGAVRDAIVRRASTTAGDPNAVETLSRQLGSGPFSLIMLFMSPAADLVRLPIEAARIFDGVPIVGCTTAGEISDAGYDEGTIVALALPTEYFRVDTVTIPDLMRLDPPALAAALVRTRTAMAQQYPELAHEFAMLLVDGLSQKEDELTSALAAGLGATPMLGGSAGDGTRFDRTYVLDGHRLSRNAAVLALVRTECPVRVFNFDHLIPTEKRMVVTEADPHRRIVRQINAEPAAREYARLVGKDPQQLTPFTFAANPVAVRMGTRHHVRAIRQVMENGDLVFFSAIDEGVVLTITEPADMLGQLKRELAGLCMPERPTAILAFDCILRRLEAEEKQVIGRVSGLLRRYGVIGFSTYGEQFGPMHVNQTMTGLAIYPPGTTLPEKVSE, via the coding sequence ATGCGGATATCCGATGGAAGCGGCGCGGTGCGCGACGCGATCGTCCGACGTGCCAGTACGACGGCAGGCGATCCGAATGCCGTCGAGACCCTGTCGCGTCAATTGGGATCGGGACCGTTCTCGCTGATCATGCTTTTCATGTCGCCGGCAGCCGACCTGGTGCGCCTGCCGATCGAAGCAGCGCGGATCTTCGATGGCGTCCCGATCGTTGGCTGCACCACCGCGGGCGAGATTTCCGACGCCGGCTATGACGAGGGCACCATCGTCGCGCTCGCCCTGCCCACGGAATATTTCCGCGTCGACACGGTCACGATCCCCGACCTGATGCGGCTCGATCCGCCCGCGCTTGCCGCCGCCCTCGTTCGCACGCGCACGGCAATGGCCCAGCAATATCCCGAGCTGGCGCATGAATTTGCAATGCTGCTCGTCGACGGGCTGTCGCAGAAGGAGGACGAACTGACCTCGGCGCTTGCCGCCGGCCTCGGAGCGACACCCATGCTCGGAGGCTCGGCTGGCGATGGAACGCGTTTCGACCGGACCTACGTGCTCGATGGTCATCGACTGTCGCGCAACGCGGCCGTTCTAGCGCTGGTGCGTACGGAATGCCCGGTCCGCGTCTTCAATTTCGACCACCTTATCCCCACCGAAAAACGCATGGTGGTCACCGAGGCCGATCCGCACCGCCGCATCGTCCGCCAGATCAATGCCGAACCCGCTGCGCGTGAATACGCCCGCCTCGTCGGCAAGGACCCGCAGCAGCTCACCCCCTTCACCTTCGCGGCCAATCCCGTCGCGGTCCGCATGGGTACGCGTCACCACGTGCGCGCCATCCGTCAGGTGATGGAAAACGGCGATCTTGTCTTCTTCTCGGCCATCGACGAGGGCGTGGTGCTGACGATCACCGAGCCGGCGGACATGCTCGGCCAGCTTAAACGCGAACTCGCCGGCCTGTGCATGCCGGAGCGGCCAACGGCGATCCTTGCCTTCGACTGCATCCTGCGCCGGCTGGAGGCAGAAGAGAAGCAGGTCATCGGCCGGGTTTCCGGGCTCTTGCGCCGCTATGGCGTCATCGGCTTTTCCACCTATGGCGAACAGTTCGGCCCGATGCATGTCAACCAGACGATGACTGGCCTCGCCATTTACCCGCCGGGCACCACCCTACCCGAGAAGGTCTCGGAATGA